In the genome of Candidatus Pristimantibacillus lignocellulolyticus, the window CGTGATTTCCGTAGACTTTGGATCGTTCGTATCAATGCTGCTGCACGTATGAACGGCATCTCTTATAGCAAATTAATGCATGGTTTGAAACTTGCAGGCGTTGAAGTTAACCGTAAAATGTTAGCTGAACTAGCTGTTAACGATATTGCATCTTTCAATTCTTTAGCAAAAGTTGCAAAAGAAAAAGTTGGCGCTTAGTCGTTAACTTCTAAATAGAGGCTCTAATTATCTTTTTGATGAGATAATTAGAGCCTTTTTTGTTGTGTAGACGGACATACATACAGTCCTGTCCGCGGTAAGATGCATATACTGTCCTATCGAATAGAGGAGGTGTCTTATCAAGTGAAAAACTTAGCAAAGAAAGACTTTGAACAGTATGTAGGTAAACATATATATATTGAAAAAGCTAATGGTAAAAAAGTAAAAGGAAAACTTGTTGCGGTAGACGGAAATCGTATATTTCTAGCGCCGCTTACAGCAGATAATAATAAAAAAGTAGAAACTAAATTTTTATTTTGTTTCTTTATTTTTGGTATCATTGCAGTTGGACTATTAGCATTTCTAGTTTGCTCATGCTGTGGAGCACGTCGTGGACGCTGTGGCTGTGGTTGCGGGTTTCAGCGTCGTCGACCTTGTGGATGTAACAGAT includes:
- the rplT gene encoding 50S ribosomal protein L20 — its product is MARVKGGFVRTRRRKKILKLAKGYFGSKHRLFKSAKEQVGHSLMYAYRDRRNKKRDFRRLWIVRINAAARMNGISYSKLMHGLKLAGVEVNRKMLAELAVNDIASFNSLAKVAKEKVGA